The nucleotide sequence TTTTTCATCTTCTTTATTACTGATATCAACATGAATATCTGAAATTATTCCAATTTTCATAAATTACCTCCCAAAAAGATGACATTTTACTGTATGATTTTTTTCCAAATTTATTTCATCAGGATCATTTTTTTTACAAATATCCATAGCATAGGGACATCTCGAATAAAAATCACATCCTATATCACTATTATACTTCGGAATATCTCCTTTTATAATTATTCTATTATTCTTTCTATTTATTTTTGGAACTGAAGATATTAAAACTTTTGTATAAGGATGAGCAGGCATTTTCATTATATTTTCTACATCCCCTGTCTCAATTATCTTTCCCATATACATAACCGATATTCTATCGCTCAAATAACTGACTACATTCAAATCATGAGAAATAAATAAATAAGTCAAGTTATAATTACTTTGTAAATCTTTTAAAAGATTCAATATTTGTGCTTGTATTGAAACATCCAATGAAGAAACTGGTTCATCTGCAACTATTAACTTTGGATTCAATATTAAAGCACTCAATATACTTATTCTCTGTCTTTGTCCACCAGATAATTCATGAGGATATCTTTTAAGATGTTCTTTACCAAGTCCAACATCTTCCAATCTATCATTTAAATATTCATTAGAAGTTTTATCATATATTCCATGTATTTTTAAAGGTTCTTCAAGTATCCATTTTATAGTCTTTTTGGGATTTATTGATCCTG is from Oceanotoga teriensis and encodes:
- a CDS encoding ABC transporter ATP-binding protein, coding for MDSIVEIKGLKKSFINRNNSLFKKNKKINVLKGVDLKIKTGEVYGLVGESGCGKTTTGNIITRLLKEDSGDILYKNERINDIKNKRLKNYRKEVQMIFQDSSGSINPKKTIKWILEEPLKIHGIYDKTSNEYLNDRLEDVGLGKEHLKRYPHELSGGQRQRISILSALILNPKLIVADEPVSSLDVSIQAQILNLLKDLQSNYNLTYLFISHDLNVVSYLSDRISVMYMGKIIETGDVENIMKMPAHPYTKVLISSVPKINRKNNRIIIKGDIPKYNSDIGCDFYSRCPYAMDICKKNDPDEINLEKNHTVKCHLFGR